The DNA window CTGAAAATTATCAATATAGCAAATTCTGCTTATTATTCACCAAGATCATCAATTAAAAACATTTCACATGCTATTCAATATCTGGGCTATAACACAATCAAAAGTGTTGCCTACACAACAGCGATAAATGTTTTAAAATCACAAGATGAAAACAATTTGTTAGTTTCTAAATTTCAAGAAAAATCCATTGTATCCGCATATGTGTCAAGACTGCTGATAAACAGAATTAATCATTTTAGAAAAACTAATCATAATCCAGAGGATTTTTATATTTATGGTTTGTTTCATGATATTGGTGAGATTGTATTATCAATATTCTATCCGGAATACATGCAAGATCTTATCGATAAAATCAGAATGGGCGAAGATATTGTTGATATTGAAGGTAAATTTCGTCATTCACAAGTCGGTCTTATGCTGATGAGAAAATGGAATCTTCCAGAGATATACTCTAAAATTTGTTCAAAGCATCATGTATTTGATGGAGAACAGATCGACAAGCAAACTGAATTTATTAACAATGTGTTAATGGTGGCAGATGCTGTAACATATGAACTTGGTTATAATCCGACATATTGTGAAGATTATGATGCTGAATTTAGAGTTTCAATGATAGGATTGAGAGAATATGATGTTTTCGGTGAGGGGAGTATTATGGAAGAGGTTAAACAAAGTATCGAATCTCAATTAACCTTCATGACATGATATGATTAACAATAGTAATCAGTACTGTACCTTAGATTTTAAACTCACAAAGGATACTTTAGAATTTCTAAAGAGCGTTTCTTATAAAACCGAAGATATTATTATTGAAAGTAATGGGTTTTATTTTTCGAAAAGAAATGGTAAATCACTTTGTAGTAGATATAATCCAGTTCTTGAAGCAGAAAAGCTTGTTGATCAATTTGGTGTATCAGATAAAAATGAAACAATTAATATTTTTGGCGGTGGATTATTTTATCATGTAGTTGCTTTTGTTAAAAAAGGTTACAAGGTAAGGGTTTTTGAAGCAGATTTAGAACTTCTAAAATCTGTAATTCTATTACCACATGTTGTTGAAATTTTAGACAAGATTGAGATCATTGTTCCTCATCTTTTTAAACCTTTTTTAAGAAATTATGATGGATACATATTCCATTATAAGCCATCGATCTGTTTTAATCCTGAATTTTATCATTTTGCAGAATCGTCAATTTTAATGTCACAAGGTACAAGGAATAGTTATAGAGTATTATTAGTTGGTCCTTTATATGGAGGTTCTCTGCCCGTTTTTTACTATTGTGACAGAGCATTAAAAAATTTGGGACATGATGTTATTTCGATAGATTTTTCACCAAATAAGTTAAGTTATGATTTTTTTACAAGTCATAGTACAAATCCATACTATCAGCAAAAGGTTATGAGTGGTTTTATTGATCTACTTGGCGAATCCATTGTTGTGAAGGCTTTGGAAAATAAAGTTGATATTGTTTTGGGAATAGCTCAATCTCCTTTTAATTCTTCAACTCTAGAAAGGCTAAAAAATCATAAGATAGTAACAGCTTTTTGGTTTGTAGAAGATTTTAGGACTTTAACTTATTGGAAAAACCTTGCACCTCATTTTGATTTTTTCTTTGGAATACAAAAAGATGATTTTTTTTCTGAACTTAATAAAATTGGTGTAAAGGAATATTACTACCTTCCGATGGCTGCTGATCCAGAGACACATAGAGATTTACAGCTATCCCAAGAAGATAAAAACAGGTTTGGTTCCGATATATCTTTTGTTGGTGCAGGTTATTATAATAGAATGAGATTTTTTCCATCATTACTAAGGAGAAACTTCAAAATTTGGGGTGATGGATGGACTTATGGAACAATTTTGGACAATGTCCTTGCAGAAGGTAGTCGTAGAGTTTCTACAGAAGAATCAATAAAGATATTTAATGCAACTAAATTTAACATAAATCTTCATTCTTCATCATATACGGACGGCGTAAATCCTAATGGTGATTTTGTTAATCCAAGAACATTCGAATTGGCTTCGGCTAAATGCTTCCAGTTGGTTGATAACCGTTCTTTACTTACGGAATTGTTTGAAACTAATGAAATGGTTACATATAATGATGAAAAATCACTAGATGAGCTTATTGATTTTTATAGTTCAAATGCCGAATTGATGGATGAAATAGTGAGAAACTCATATAATAGAGTGATATCTTCACATACT is part of the Candidatus Delongbacteria bacterium genome and encodes:
- a CDS encoding glycosyltransferase translates to MINNSNQYCTLDFKLTKDTLEFLKSVSYKTEDIIIESNGFYFSKRNGKSLCSRYNPVLEAEKLVDQFGVSDKNETINIFGGGLFYHVVAFVKKGYKVRVFEADLELLKSVILLPHVVEILDKIEIIVPHLFKPFLRNYDGYIFHYKPSICFNPEFYHFAESSILMSQGTRNSYRVLLVGPLYGGSLPVFYYCDRALKNLGHDVISIDFSPNKLSYDFFTSHSTNPYYQQKVMSGFIDLLGESIVVKALENKVDIVLGIAQSPFNSSTLERLKNHKIVTAFWFVEDFRTLTYWKNLAPHFDFFFGIQKDDFFSELNKIGVKEYYYLPMAADPETHRDLQLSQEDKNRFGSDISFVGAGYYNRMRFFPSLLRRNFKIWGDGWTYGTILDNVLAEGSRRVSTEESIKIFNATKFNINLHSSSYTDGVNPNGDFVNPRTFELASAKCFQLVDNRSLLTELFETNEMVTYNDEKSLDELIDFYSSNAELMDEIVRNSYNRVISSHTYEKRMCSMLSIMEIKSPILKNKNRVLGNKSSLIFEAEENNYLELANIFRSIDKNNITMDDLSNYLNQKNYSDFDKTDKILRVFQGFYDFAKRKNLV
- a CDS encoding HDOD domain-containing protein — translated: MDNSFENVKLFTLISQINDLPVFPEVALKIVNMVDEESTTAKMLSEAILMDTALTLKIINIANSAYYSPRSSIKNISHAIQYLGYNTIKSVAYTTAINVLKSQDENNLLVSKFQEKSIVSAYVSRLLINRINHFRKTNHNPEDFYIYGLFHDIGEIVLSIFYPEYMQDLIDKIRMGEDIVDIEGKFRHSQVGLMLMRKWNLPEIYSKICSKHHVFDGEQIDKQTEFINNVLMVADAVTYELGYNPTYCEDYDAEFRVSMIGLREYDVFGEGSIMEEVKQSIESQLTFMT